A window of the Cicer arietinum cultivar CDC Frontier isolate Library 1 chromosome 6, Cicar.CDCFrontier_v2.0, whole genome shotgun sequence genome harbors these coding sequences:
- the LOC105851087 gene encoding cyanogenic beta-glucosidase-like isoform X2, translating to MAVLNFNMFLLLSLLSIIINITRIDAIIEPTHLLNRSSFPPDFVFGTASSAYQYEGAAREGGKGPSNWDTFTHKYPEKIKDGSNGDVADDSYNRYKDDIGIMKYMNMDAYRFSISWSRVLPKGKLSAGVNHEGINYYNNLIDELLANGLQPYVTIFHWDLPQALEDEYGGFLSPRIVVKHWITLNEPRSVSKNGYANGRFAPGRCSDWLKMNCTGGDSGTEPYLTSHYQLLAHAAAAKLYKTKYQASQNGLIGITLNSDWYVPISKEMSDRDAAQRALDFMFGWYMEPLTKGEYPKSMRAMVGSRLPKFSNEESEQLKGSFDFLGLNYYSSFYAAHAPYLRDARPALQTDSLVKFTNQHDGKPLGPMAASNWLCIYPRGFRQLLLFIKKQYNNPVIYITENGYDEFNDPTLSLEESLIDTYRIDYFYRHLYYLQTAIRDGVNVKGYFAWSLLDNLEWDSGYTVRFGLVFVDFKDDLKRYPKLSAHWFKNFLKKS from the exons ATGGCAGTGTTGAATTTCAACATGTTTCTGTTACTCTCTCTTTTATccattattattaatatcacTCGTATCGATGCTATAATTGAACCTACTCATCTTCTCAATCGGAGCAGTTTCCCGCCAGATTTTGTTTTCGGAACAGCTTCCTCTGCATATCAG TATGAAGGTGCTGCAAGGGAAGGTGGAAAAGGACCCAGTAATTGGGATACCTTCACTCATAAATACCCAG AAAAAATTAAAGATGGAAGTAATGGAGATGTAGCCGACGACTCATATAATCGGTACAAG GATGATATTGGAATCATGAAGTATATGAATATGGATGCTTATAGATTCTCCATTTCTTGGTCTAGAGTGCTACCAA AAGGAAAGCTTAGTGCAGGTGTAAACCATGAAGGAATAAATTACTATAACAACCTCATCGACGAACTATTGGCTAATG GTCTGCAACCATATGTGACAATTTTCCATTGGGACCTTCCCCAAGCCTTAGAGGACGAGTATGGTGGTTTTTTAAGCCCTCGCATTGT GGTGAAACATTGGATTACATTGAATGAACCAAGAAGTGTGAGCAAGAATGGCTATGCAAATGGAAGGTTTGCACCAGGTCGATGttcagattggttaaaaatgaattGCACAGGAGGTGATTCAGGAACAGAACCATATTTGACTTCGCACTACCAACTTCTTGCTCATGCTGCCGCTGCAAAATTGTACAAGACCAAGTATCAG GCTTCTCAAAATGGTTTAATAGGGATTACCTTAAACTCTGACTGGTATGTGCCAATCTCCAAAGAAATGTCAGATCGTGATGCTGCACAACGAGCCCTCGACTTCATGTTTGGATG GTATATGGAACCACTCACAAAAGGCGAGTATCCGAAAAGCATGCGAGCTATGGTGGGAAGTCGGCTACCAAAGTTCTCCAATGAAGAATCCGAACAACTTAAGGGGTCCTTCGATTTTCTGGGCCTAAACTATTACTCATCCTTTTATGCTGCTCATGCACCTTACCTACGTGATGCTAGACCAGCCCTACAAACTGATTCTCTAGTTAAATTTACAA ATCAGCATGATGGCAAGCCCCTTGGTCCAATG GCCGCTTCCAACTGGTTATGCATTTATCCACGAGGATTTCGACAACTGCTGCTTTTCATCAAAAAGCAGTATAACAACCCTGTAATATACATTACTGAAAATG GTTATGACGAGTTCAATGATCCAACACTATCACTTGAAGAATCCCTTATAGATACTTATAGAATTGATTACTTTTATCGTCATCTTTATTATCTTCAAACCGCAATCAG GGATGGTGTGAATGTAAAGGGATATTTTGCATGGTCATTGTTGGATAACTTGGAATGGGACTCTGGTTACACCGTGCGATTTGGACTCGTCTTTGTAGATTTTAAAGATGATTTGAAAAGATACCCAAAACTCTCGGCGCATTGGTTCAAGAATTTCCTCAAAAAATCTTAG
- the LOC105851087 gene encoding cyanogenic beta-glucosidase-like isoform X1, protein MAVLNFNMFLLLSLLSIIINITRIDAIIEPTHLLNRSSFPPDFVFGTASSAYQYEGAAREGGKGPSNWDTFTHKYPEKIKDGSNGDVADDSYNRYKDDIGIMKYMNMDAYRFSISWSRVLPKGKLSAGVNHEGINYYNNLIDELLANGLQPYVTIFHWDLPQALEDEYGGFLSPRIVEDFRDYAELCFKKFGDRVKHWITLNEPRSVSKNGYANGRFAPGRCSDWLKMNCTGGDSGTEPYLTSHYQLLAHAAAAKLYKTKYQASQNGLIGITLNSDWYVPISKEMSDRDAAQRALDFMFGWYMEPLTKGEYPKSMRAMVGSRLPKFSNEESEQLKGSFDFLGLNYYSSFYAAHAPYLRDARPALQTDSLVKFTNQHDGKPLGPMAASNWLCIYPRGFRQLLLFIKKQYNNPVIYITENGYDEFNDPTLSLEESLIDTYRIDYFYRHLYYLQTAIRDGVNVKGYFAWSLLDNLEWDSGYTVRFGLVFVDFKDDLKRYPKLSAHWFKNFLKKS, encoded by the exons ATGGCAGTGTTGAATTTCAACATGTTTCTGTTACTCTCTCTTTTATccattattattaatatcacTCGTATCGATGCTATAATTGAACCTACTCATCTTCTCAATCGGAGCAGTTTCCCGCCAGATTTTGTTTTCGGAACAGCTTCCTCTGCATATCAG TATGAAGGTGCTGCAAGGGAAGGTGGAAAAGGACCCAGTAATTGGGATACCTTCACTCATAAATACCCAG AAAAAATTAAAGATGGAAGTAATGGAGATGTAGCCGACGACTCATATAATCGGTACAAG GATGATATTGGAATCATGAAGTATATGAATATGGATGCTTATAGATTCTCCATTTCTTGGTCTAGAGTGCTACCAA AAGGAAAGCTTAGTGCAGGTGTAAACCATGAAGGAATAAATTACTATAACAACCTCATCGACGAACTATTGGCTAATG GTCTGCAACCATATGTGACAATTTTCCATTGGGACCTTCCCCAAGCCTTAGAGGACGAGTATGGTGGTTTTTTAAGCCCTCGCATTGT AGAAGATTTTAGGGACTATGCTGAACTTTGCTTCAAAAAATTTGGTGATAGGGTGAAACATTGGATTACATTGAATGAACCAAGAAGTGTGAGCAAGAATGGCTATGCAAATGGAAGGTTTGCACCAGGTCGATGttcagattggttaaaaatgaattGCACAGGAGGTGATTCAGGAACAGAACCATATTTGACTTCGCACTACCAACTTCTTGCTCATGCTGCCGCTGCAAAATTGTACAAGACCAAGTATCAG GCTTCTCAAAATGGTTTAATAGGGATTACCTTAAACTCTGACTGGTATGTGCCAATCTCCAAAGAAATGTCAGATCGTGATGCTGCACAACGAGCCCTCGACTTCATGTTTGGATG GTATATGGAACCACTCACAAAAGGCGAGTATCCGAAAAGCATGCGAGCTATGGTGGGAAGTCGGCTACCAAAGTTCTCCAATGAAGAATCCGAACAACTTAAGGGGTCCTTCGATTTTCTGGGCCTAAACTATTACTCATCCTTTTATGCTGCTCATGCACCTTACCTACGTGATGCTAGACCAGCCCTACAAACTGATTCTCTAGTTAAATTTACAA ATCAGCATGATGGCAAGCCCCTTGGTCCAATG GCCGCTTCCAACTGGTTATGCATTTATCCACGAGGATTTCGACAACTGCTGCTTTTCATCAAAAAGCAGTATAACAACCCTGTAATATACATTACTGAAAATG GTTATGACGAGTTCAATGATCCAACACTATCACTTGAAGAATCCCTTATAGATACTTATAGAATTGATTACTTTTATCGTCATCTTTATTATCTTCAAACCGCAATCAG GGATGGTGTGAATGTAAAGGGATATTTTGCATGGTCATTGTTGGATAACTTGGAATGGGACTCTGGTTACACCGTGCGATTTGGACTCGTCTTTGTAGATTTTAAAGATGATTTGAAAAGATACCCAAAACTCTCGGCGCATTGGTTCAAGAATTTCCTCAAAAAATCTTAG
- the LOC101506343 gene encoding cyanogenic beta-glucosidase-like yields the protein MQSQNGEISITLVANWYLPLSDSKSDQKAAQRAIDFMYGWFMDPLTKGEYPKSMRSPFGARLPKFNTKQAKLLICSFDFIGLNYYSSTYASDAPQYK from the exons ATG CAATCTCAAAATGGTGAAATAAGCATAACATTAGTAGCTAATTGGTATCTTCCACTCTCCGATTCCAAATCCGACCAAAAAGCAGCACAAAGAGCAATTGATTTTATGTATGGATG gTTTATGGATCCCCTAACAAAAGGAGAGTATCCTAAAAGCATGAGATCCCCTTTTGGTGCTAGGTTACCAAAATTCAATACAAAGCAAGCTAAACTactcatttgttcatttgattttATTGGTCTCAACTATTACTCTTCAACCTATGCCTCTGATGCACCTCA GTATAAATGA